In the Advenella kashmirensis WT001 genome, one interval contains:
- a CDS encoding mechanosensitive ion channel family protein encodes MKDTPSDWLALAGLQLSPYATLIVTLGIMLLLLALLHGVLHYGVLRMLRGRMRNDRFLFIKLVGHSSLFRYAAMLVQGLALGLLTRLWVPPGSVHEGLLGFSRIWMLVYTILAFFAFLDIVLDWCFRKQVAVQFPLKGIVQSLKIIASIAGVIFIVSVLIGQSPVILISGLGAMTAVLMLIFKDPILGLVAGIQLSANNMLSIGDWLEMPKYNADGPLLISG; translated from the coding sequence ATGAAAGACACTCCTTCTGACTGGCTGGCCCTGGCCGGTTTGCAGCTTTCTCCCTATGCAACGTTAATTGTTACCCTCGGGATCATGCTGCTTTTGCTGGCATTGCTGCATGGTGTTTTGCATTATGGTGTGCTGCGCATGTTGCGGGGCAGAATGCGCAACGATCGTTTTCTCTTCATCAAGCTTGTCGGTCATTCGTCCCTGTTTCGCTATGCTGCCATGCTGGTGCAGGGGTTAGCCCTTGGCTTGCTTACACGCCTGTGGGTGCCGCCCGGCTCGGTTCATGAAGGCCTGCTGGGGTTCTCGCGCATCTGGATGCTGGTCTATACCATCCTGGCGTTTTTTGCATTCCTGGATATCGTGCTGGACTGGTGTTTTCGCAAACAGGTTGCTGTCCAGTTTCCGCTCAAGGGCATCGTGCAAAGCCTGAAAATCATTGCCTCCATTGCCGGCGTCATTTTCATTGTCTCGGTCCTGATCGGCCAGTCGCCGGTTATCCTGATCAGCGGTCTGGGTGCCATGACCGCCGTGCTCATGCTTATTTTCAAGGATCCGATCCTGGGTCTGGTGGCCGGCATCCAGTTGTCTGCCAATAATATGCTCAGTATCGGCGACTGGCTGGAAATGCCCAAATACAATGCTGATGGGCCGTTATTGATATCGGGCTGA
- a CDS encoding mechanosensitive ion channel family protein has translation MRNWDNTVTTIPTYSLISDSFKNWRAMSESGGRRIKRAIHVDVNSIKFITESQMKRLTKSRLLSQYILDKSREVEDYNQSRSEDLSSALNGRRLTNIGTFRAYLEVYLRNHPHIHRNMTLLVRQLAPQATGVPIEIYAFTTTVVWAEYERIQSDLFDHIFAVVGEFDLRVFQAPSGYDMAALKTAIADNVNTNIDNNGNTSGSAGAAPPNS, from the coding sequence GTGCGCAACTGGGACAATACGGTAACCACCATTCCCACCTATTCACTGATTTCAGATTCATTCAAGAACTGGCGCGCCATGTCCGAATCCGGTGGTCGTCGTATCAAGCGTGCCATCCATGTCGATGTCAACAGCATCAAGTTCATTACCGAAAGCCAAATGAAGCGGCTGACCAAAAGCCGGCTGCTGTCCCAATATATTCTGGACAAATCCAGGGAAGTAGAGGACTACAATCAGTCGCGCAGCGAAGACCTGTCGTCCGCGCTGAATGGTCGACGGCTCACCAATATCGGCACCTTTCGGGCGTATCTGGAAGTCTACCTGCGCAATCACCCGCATATCCATCGTAATATGACCCTGCTGGTGCGCCAGCTGGCTCCGCAGGCAACAGGCGTGCCCATTGAAATCTACGCCTTTACGACGACCGTGGTCTGGGCTGAGTACGAACGCATCCAGTCCGATCTGTTCGATCATATCTTTGCCGTGGTCGGTGAGTTCGATTTGCGCGTATTCCAGGCGCCCAGCGGGTATGATATGGCAGCACTCAAAACGGCCATTGCCGACAATGTGAATACCAATATCGATAACAACGGCAACACAAGCGGCAGCGCTGGTGCTGCACCACCCAATTCGTAA
- a CDS encoding 2-keto-4-pentenoate hydratase, with the protein MGPTPRELALQLQQQFDNRVHFSPLLADGRPLSLEQAYAVQEQLVQIRMARHHARRAGLKIALNAPAAWSKHGLTEPVYGELLDTALLSSGAVLSMSDYTHMKFEFEVAVRIGRELSGDELNSVQAAADWIDAVAPAVEVLDDRCPEKTSPDAQTLVACNVNNTSVILGQWQPAVSDFDRDITISSHGAVIEEGNVADIVNPLESVYWLAKAMARKQRSIPAGAVLITGNLMTVRFPSAGDQFAFALGGLGSVSFRCEP; encoded by the coding sequence ATGGGCCCCACCCCTCGTGAGCTGGCACTGCAGTTGCAGCAGCAATTTGATAATCGTGTGCATTTTTCCCCATTGCTGGCAGACGGCAGGCCATTGAGCCTGGAGCAGGCTTATGCGGTGCAGGAGCAACTGGTACAGATTCGCATGGCGCGTCACCATGCCCGGCGGGCCGGATTGAAAATCGCCCTGAATGCGCCTGCCGCCTGGAGCAAGCATGGCCTGACCGAGCCCGTCTATGGTGAATTGCTGGACACGGCGTTATTATCTTCCGGTGCAGTGTTGTCCATGAGTGACTACACTCACATGAAATTCGAATTTGAAGTGGCCGTGCGCATAGGCAGGGAGCTCTCAGGAGATGAATTAAACAGCGTGCAAGCGGCTGCTGACTGGATCGATGCGGTCGCACCGGCCGTTGAGGTGCTTGACGACCGCTGTCCGGAAAAGACGTCGCCCGATGCTCAGACGCTGGTGGCATGCAACGTCAATAATACGTCTGTTATTCTGGGCCAGTGGCAGCCCGCGGTGTCCGATTTTGACCGGGATATCACCATTAGTTCGCATGGAGCAGTGATCGAAGAGGGTAACGTGGCAGATATTGTCAACCCACTGGAGTCCGTATACTGGCTGGCCAAGGCCATGGCCAGAAAGCAGCGCAGCATCCCTGCGGGTGCAGTACTTATTACCGGTAATCTCATGACGGTGAGATTTCCCAGCGCCGGCGATCAGTTTGCGTTTGCACTCGGCGGGTTGGGATCTGTTTCATTCCGTTGTGAACCATAG
- a CDS encoding AraC family transcriptional regulator, translating to MADADISLPRFNQILPQILSNAKLHPATQPAHGFRVNLSAFALTASASVVMLQANHADLIWAPAASNSPQWLLLHTREAAEFTDNTNSCTLQAGDLLLIHSSGSASLRPHLNLDCTIVALQESCVGHRQSLFRQACNQRFRPDSGWAKVLAICLRDLNEPFMERIASVPSDQAVCLDTVRLLAGMTIGQNIHHRLASRSPEKNYQARHNLYTEITLWLYLNSSQISLTGEKVAREFRISVRTLHKLFRQFNDSATFAMFLNDIRMLNARNLLRDSLLGYLKIGDIGWLCGFSDPAHFGKVFKKYYSITPGKMRDIARGRDESQASS from the coding sequence ATGGCGGATGCAGATATCAGCCTGCCGCGTTTCAATCAAATCCTGCCGCAAATTCTGTCCAATGCCAAGTTGCATCCCGCAACGCAACCGGCTCATGGGTTCAGAGTCAATCTGTCTGCATTTGCCTTGACCGCCAGCGCCAGCGTGGTCATGCTGCAGGCAAATCATGCTGATCTTATATGGGCGCCTGCCGCCAGCAACAGCCCACAGTGGTTGCTTTTACACACAAGGGAGGCTGCAGAGTTCACCGATAATACCAACAGCTGCACACTGCAGGCGGGCGATCTGCTGCTGATTCACAGCTCTGGTTCGGCCAGCCTGCGACCGCATCTGAATCTTGACTGTACAATCGTTGCCCTGCAGGAGTCTTGCGTCGGACACCGGCAATCGCTGTTTCGGCAGGCTTGCAATCAGCGCTTTCGCCCAGACAGTGGCTGGGCGAAAGTGCTGGCGATATGCCTGCGCGATTTGAATGAGCCGTTCATGGAGCGGATCGCCTCGGTGCCATCGGATCAGGCCGTTTGTCTGGACACGGTGCGCTTGCTGGCGGGCATGACGATCGGGCAGAACATACATCATCGTCTGGCAAGTCGCTCTCCCGAAAAAAACTATCAGGCCCGCCATAATCTGTACACCGAGATCACGTTGTGGCTCTACTTGAATTCCAGCCAAATCAGTCTGACAGGCGAAAAAGTGGCAAGGGAATTTCGCATTTCAGTGCGTACGTTGCACAAGCTGTTTCGCCAGTTCAATGACTCGGCGACTTTTGCAATGTTTCTGAACGATATCCGTATGTTGAACGCCAGAAACCTGCTGCGCGATTCGTTGCTCGGATATCTTAAGATTGGCGATATCGGCTGGCTTTGCGGATTTTCCGACCCTGCGCATTTCGGCAAGGTTTTCAAAAAATACTACTCGATCACGCCCGGGAAAATGCGCGATATTGCACGCGGCAGGGATGAATCCCAGGCATCATCCTAA
- a CDS encoding CaiB/BaiF CoA-transferase family protein has product MVKHEPTSQLALAGLRVLEIGSGAALAYAGKLFADFGAEVIKVEDPDGDALRTVPPLLTSSDTESQSALNAWLSTNKRSVTLGSQRFEQYAWLARLARTCDVVLDARALSEGIEVLSRPVYGASDAASGENMPIEVCLTWFGESGPYSTFLGTTAVCRALAGAVYSSGAVEGPPHLPHDVQTGIVAGIGAFSSAISALLGESDGSRRYVLSIHELAFSVVEMEAGMVQDGRHPKARLGVNRFCTTHPGGIYKTREGWIGIFAHTGPQWAALCAAVGHPEHAQDPRFINGPTRIKHADEIDAFLIPALLTKTAKDWFEELGKAKFPAVIVPTMDELLAQQVHRERGAFVPVISGDRQFEGVVVPFPLGDAGPLPGGAAPMKGADNQYYRSDEALALRVRRTRAKVAVPPLRKTRVIDLTMGWAGPLAARTLADFGAEVIKVEGTQYPDWWRGTHYTEEFYSERLYEKNANFALMNRNKLGITLDLTRQEGRAVLLDLVKTADIVIENYSTEVLPKLGLDYAALSKVNDRLVMVSMPAFGAGNEWSTTRAYGGTLEQASGLPHHTGFPQNPPSLTSYAYGDPVGGWNGGAAALLALLVQARTGKGRHVNLSQVECMLPMAAPFILEQSACGKTTPRNGNEHPLFAPHGVYQCADDDEWVVLSITNDTQWQALVHVIDAHALGTNSSLNHAEGRRARRQQIDAHISTWCRQRTADSAMRELQKAGVAAGVVQPIWRVMEDSHLNDRGFFSRIPRAYLGEYMATTAWFRETASATQLVRPAPTLGEHNREVFSRVLGMTQEQQQVLEDSGITGTSATRKAAREP; this is encoded by the coding sequence GTGGTTAAGCACGAACCCACCAGTCAGCTTGCTCTTGCCGGACTGCGCGTCCTGGAAATCGGTAGCGGAGCGGCATTGGCCTATGCAGGGAAACTCTTCGCAGACTTTGGTGCAGAGGTCATCAAGGTGGAGGATCCGGACGGAGACGCGCTTCGGACGGTACCACCGTTGCTGACCAGTTCTGATACCGAATCGCAAAGCGCGCTGAACGCCTGGCTCAGCACAAATAAACGCAGCGTCACATTGGGTAGTCAACGTTTTGAGCAATACGCATGGCTGGCGCGCCTGGCCAGAACCTGCGACGTGGTACTCGATGCCAGGGCGCTCAGTGAGGGCATCGAAGTTCTGAGTCGCCCGGTGTATGGCGCAAGTGACGCGGCCAGCGGCGAAAACATGCCCATCGAGGTGTGTTTAACCTGGTTTGGCGAAAGTGGTCCGTATAGCACATTCTTAGGAACTACCGCTGTGTGCCGCGCCCTGGCCGGCGCTGTATACAGTAGCGGCGCGGTAGAAGGGCCGCCACATCTGCCGCACGACGTGCAAACAGGCATTGTTGCCGGTATCGGCGCTTTCTCCAGCGCGATTTCAGCCTTGTTGGGAGAGTCTGACGGAAGCCGCCGCTATGTACTGAGCATTCATGAGCTTGCCTTCTCTGTTGTGGAGATGGAAGCAGGCATGGTGCAAGACGGACGCCACCCCAAAGCCCGCTTGGGCGTCAACCGGTTTTGTACGACACACCCCGGCGGCATCTACAAGACCCGTGAAGGCTGGATCGGCATTTTCGCCCACACCGGTCCGCAATGGGCTGCGCTGTGTGCGGCTGTGGGGCATCCGGAACATGCCCAGGATCCCAGATTCATAAACGGCCCGACACGCATCAAACATGCCGACGAGATTGACGCATTCCTGATTCCAGCCCTGCTTACCAAGACGGCCAAGGACTGGTTTGAGGAGCTTGGCAAGGCTAAATTTCCGGCCGTTATCGTGCCGACTATGGACGAGTTGCTTGCGCAGCAGGTACATCGTGAACGCGGTGCGTTTGTTCCTGTGATATCCGGAGACCGGCAGTTTGAAGGGGTGGTCGTGCCGTTTCCGCTCGGAGATGCAGGACCGTTGCCGGGTGGCGCTGCACCAATGAAGGGGGCGGATAACCAGTATTATCGCAGCGACGAAGCACTGGCTTTGCGAGTACGCCGCACCCGCGCGAAAGTAGCGGTGCCGCCGCTTCGGAAGACGCGTGTGATCGATTTGACCATGGGGTGGGCAGGCCCGCTGGCAGCGCGCACCCTGGCAGACTTTGGCGCCGAGGTCATTAAGGTCGAAGGGACGCAGTATCCGGATTGGTGGCGGGGAACGCATTATACCGAGGAGTTCTACAGCGAGCGGCTTTACGAAAAAAACGCGAACTTCGCTCTAATGAATCGAAACAAGCTCGGCATTACCCTGGATTTGACGCGTCAGGAAGGACGCGCCGTTTTACTCGATTTGGTAAAAACCGCCGACATCGTCATCGAAAACTATTCAACAGAGGTGCTGCCCAAGCTGGGCCTGGATTATGCGGCTTTGTCCAAGGTGAATGATCGGCTGGTGATGGTCTCCATGCCCGCGTTTGGTGCGGGCAATGAGTGGAGCACCACCCGGGCTTACGGCGGCACGCTTGAGCAGGCTAGCGGTTTGCCGCATCACACCGGATTCCCACAGAATCCGCCATCACTGACATCCTACGCGTATGGCGATCCTGTCGGCGGATGGAATGGTGGCGCCGCTGCTCTCCTGGCGCTCCTGGTACAGGCGCGGACAGGAAAAGGCCGGCACGTCAATCTCTCGCAGGTCGAATGCATGCTCCCCATGGCTGCCCCATTCATCCTGGAGCAGTCTGCCTGCGGGAAAACGACACCGAGAAACGGTAACGAGCATCCCCTCTTCGCGCCTCACGGTGTGTATCAATGTGCAGACGATGACGAGTGGGTGGTTCTGAGCATCACCAACGACACACAATGGCAGGCCCTGGTCCACGTCATTGATGCTCACGCGCTGGGCACCAATTCGTCATTGAACCACGCTGAGGGCCGTCGTGCGCGACGGCAGCAGATAGATGCTCACATCAGCACGTGGTGCCGACAGCGAACCGCAGACAGCGCCATGCGCGAACTGCAAAAGGCCGGCGTTGCTGCGGGCGTGGTGCAGCCAATCTGGCGTGTGATGGAAGACTCACATTTGAACGACAGGGGCTTCTTTTCCAGGATACCTCGTGCATATCTTGGCGAGTATATGGCCACCACTGCCTGGTTCAGAGAGACGGCCTCGGCAACTCAGCTGGTCCGTCCGGCGCCCACACTGGGTGAGCACAACCGCGAGGTCTTCTCCCGGGTGCTTGGCATGACGCAGGAACAGCAACAAGTACTTGAGGATAGTGGAATCACCGGAACATCGGCCACCAGGAAAGCGGCCCGGGAGCCTTGA
- a CDS encoding acetyl-CoA carboxylase family protein codes for MKKILVANRGEIAVRILRAIRDLGMPGVAVYSSDDANSRHRTLADAAVALNAAGPAAYIDIDAIIAVAQRQDCDAIHPGYGFLSERPDFAAACANAGITFIGPEVEHLALFGDKGSALKLARECGVPVMPATHGGATLEQIMQFFDEQDGAGIVIKAVGGGGGRGMRVVKTRDQIPELYARCRSEAMSAFGVDTLYAERLVNRARHIEVQIVGDGAHVVALGERDCTLQRRFQKVVEIAPSPVLNAQLRTEILAAAIKLASKVNYRSLGTFEFLVEEDENGAQTDFVFIEANPRLQVEHTITEQVTGVDLVALQIGIAQGKRLEALGVNPANPPQIKGYAIQVRVTAESTDANGLARPAHGRLERFDPPTGPDVRVDTHAFSGYCPAPAFDTLLAKLIVSSASDEFSNVVRRLRRSLAEFTIAGISTNIHLLKALVDRDDFLQQKNHTRYIESILGQLVATASVLESEQEAKNKLTSEALPAAAASSTAKSVVQEVLEDGLAALCAPLSGRIVEVSVNAGDTVLKGQPIAVIEAMKMEHSVVAEFNGSVVEVRVNNGSQTAEGDILVVLEQALDGTDAELAVETVDLTAIRPDLQAVLDRHAILYDEARPDAVAKRRARGQRTARENLADLCDDGSFVEYGALVVAAQASRRTKEDLMLNTPADGIVTGIGNINSAQFGYEQSLSAVMAYDATVLAGTQGKRNHIKTDRLVERARRDQMPFVLFAEGGGGRPGDVDFPFVSGLYQPSFAALAELSGEVPLLGIVSGRCFAGNAAFLGVCDVIIADKNSNIGMAGPAMIEGGGLGVFKPEDVGPASVQFANGVIDILVENEAQAVKLAKHYLAMFQGRTKDWSAPNPLALRHVVPENRLRVYDSRKAIEGIADVDSVLMLRSGFGHGMHTALARVEGQPVGIIANNPQHLGGAIDADAADKAARFMNLCDVHGLPIISLIDTPGFMVGPDEEAKAQVRHVSRMFVTAAKLRVAILAIALRKGYGLGAMAMAGGGFRSASCSVSWPTGEFGPMGLEGSIRLGFKKELDSVPDGPERQALYDQLVARAYERGHAINVASTTEIDAVIDPAQTRTWIRQGIASASLRAARPRRSFVDTW; via the coding sequence ATGAAGAAAATTTTGGTTGCCAATCGTGGCGAAATCGCCGTTCGCATTCTTCGCGCCATACGTGATCTGGGAATGCCCGGCGTGGCGGTTTATTCGAGCGATGATGCCAATTCCCGGCATCGGACACTGGCGGACGCTGCAGTGGCATTGAATGCTGCGGGTCCTGCAGCCTATATCGATATCGACGCCATTATCGCTGTCGCACAAAGGCAAGACTGCGATGCCATTCACCCCGGCTATGGTTTTCTAAGTGAGCGGCCGGATTTTGCTGCCGCATGCGCTAATGCAGGCATTACCTTTATTGGCCCCGAAGTGGAGCACTTGGCCTTGTTTGGAGACAAGGGCAGCGCACTGAAGCTTGCCAGGGAGTGCGGCGTGCCCGTGATGCCCGCCACGCATGGAGGCGCCACGCTGGAGCAAATCATGCAATTTTTCGACGAGCAGGACGGCGCAGGCATCGTCATCAAGGCGGTGGGCGGTGGCGGCGGTCGCGGCATGCGTGTCGTAAAGACCAGGGATCAGATCCCTGAACTCTATGCACGCTGCCGATCCGAGGCAATGTCCGCATTTGGCGTGGATACCCTCTATGCAGAACGCCTGGTAAACCGCGCGCGTCACATCGAGGTGCAAATCGTGGGGGACGGCGCACATGTTGTCGCGCTGGGTGAGCGCGATTGCACGTTGCAACGTCGTTTCCAGAAAGTGGTTGAAATCGCGCCAAGCCCGGTTCTGAATGCGCAATTGCGAACAGAGATCCTGGCTGCGGCAATCAAGCTTGCGTCGAAAGTGAACTATCGCAGCCTTGGTACATTTGAATTTCTCGTTGAGGAAGACGAAAACGGCGCGCAAACGGATTTTGTTTTCATCGAGGCCAATCCTCGACTCCAAGTGGAGCATACGATTACCGAGCAAGTTACCGGAGTCGATCTGGTGGCGTTGCAAATCGGCATTGCGCAAGGAAAGCGGCTTGAAGCATTGGGCGTGAACCCTGCGAATCCGCCACAGATCAAAGGCTATGCCATTCAAGTACGCGTGACGGCAGAATCCACCGACGCCAATGGTTTGGCGCGACCGGCACACGGTCGGCTGGAGCGCTTCGATCCACCCACGGGACCGGATGTGCGAGTGGATACGCATGCCTTTAGCGGCTATTGCCCCGCCCCGGCTTTCGATACGCTTTTGGCCAAGCTGATTGTATCGAGCGCCAGTGATGAATTTTCAAATGTCGTCAGGCGCTTGCGACGCAGCTTGGCTGAGTTCACGATCGCCGGCATTTCGACCAACATTCATTTACTGAAAGCGCTTGTCGATCGTGATGATTTCCTCCAGCAAAAGAACCACACCCGCTATATCGAATCGATTCTTGGGCAACTGGTCGCTACTGCATCTGTGCTCGAAAGTGAGCAGGAAGCAAAGAATAAGCTCACTAGCGAAGCGTTGCCTGCTGCCGCAGCATCGTCAACCGCCAAAAGCGTCGTACAGGAAGTGCTCGAGGACGGGCTTGCAGCCTTGTGCGCGCCACTGAGCGGACGGATTGTCGAAGTCTCGGTGAATGCAGGCGATACGGTTCTGAAAGGCCAGCCCATTGCGGTCATCGAAGCGATGAAAATGGAGCATTCCGTTGTTGCCGAGTTCAATGGAAGCGTCGTTGAAGTACGGGTGAATAACGGTAGTCAGACAGCGGAAGGCGATATCCTGGTGGTGCTGGAACAGGCGTTGGACGGTACAGACGCAGAGCTCGCCGTTGAAACGGTCGATTTGACGGCCATCCGCCCCGATTTGCAGGCAGTACTTGATCGCCATGCCATCCTGTATGACGAGGCTCGCCCGGACGCGGTGGCAAAGCGCCGTGCACGCGGGCAACGCACTGCCCGCGAGAACCTTGCTGATCTGTGTGATGATGGTTCCTTTGTCGAATACGGCGCATTGGTCGTTGCCGCACAGGCAAGCCGTCGCACCAAAGAGGATCTGATGCTAAACACGCCCGCTGACGGTATTGTCACGGGTATTGGCAACATCAATAGCGCGCAGTTCGGTTATGAGCAATCGTTAAGTGCCGTGATGGCCTATGACGCAACGGTGCTGGCCGGTACGCAAGGCAAGCGCAATCATATCAAGACCGATCGTCTGGTGGAGCGTGCCCGCCGCGACCAAATGCCGTTCGTGCTGTTTGCAGAAGGCGGCGGTGGGCGTCCGGGAGATGTGGATTTCCCGTTTGTTTCCGGCTTGTACCAGCCTTCCTTTGCTGCGCTGGCAGAACTCAGTGGAGAAGTGCCGCTGCTGGGCATCGTGTCGGGCCGATGCTTTGCCGGCAACGCTGCCTTTCTGGGTGTATGTGACGTCATCATCGCGGACAAAAATTCCAATATCGGCATGGCCGGCCCCGCAATGATTGAGGGCGGCGGCCTGGGTGTATTCAAGCCTGAAGACGTTGGCCCGGCTAGCGTGCAATTTGCCAATGGCGTCATCGACATTCTGGTGGAAAATGAAGCACAGGCCGTTAAGCTCGCCAAGCATTATCTTGCAATGTTTCAGGGTAGAACGAAAGACTGGTCGGCGCCCAATCCACTGGCGCTGCGACACGTGGTCCCAGAGAATCGCTTGCGCGTCTACGACAGTCGCAAAGCCATTGAAGGCATCGCCGACGTAGACAGTGTATTGATGCTTCGCTCCGGATTCGGGCACGGCATGCACACCGCGCTTGCACGCGTTGAAGGGCAGCCGGTAGGCATCATCGCCAATAACCCACAACATCTGGGCGGCGCCATTGATGCTGATGCTGCGGACAAGGCGGCCCGGTTCATGAATCTTTGTGATGTTCATGGCCTGCCGATCATTTCGCTGATCGATACGCCCGGATTCATGGTGGGTCCCGACGAAGAAGCCAAGGCCCAGGTGCGCCACGTGTCCCGTATGTTTGTGACCGCAGCCAAATTGCGCGTCGCGATCCTGGCCATTGCCCTGCGCAAGGGCTACGGTCTGGGCGCAATGGCAATGGCAGGCGGCGGTTTTCGCTCGGCAAGTTGCTCGGTGTCCTGGCCCACAGGAGAGTTCGGTCCGATGGGACTGGAAGGCTCAATCCGGCTGGGGTTCAAAAAGGAACTCGACAGCGTTCCGGATGGGCCGGAACGGCAAGCGCTTTACGACCAGTTGGTGGCGCGTGCATACGAACGTGGTCATGCCATCAACGTTGCGTCCACCACAGAAATCGATGCAGTCATCGATCCGGCCCAAACGCGGACATGGATTCGTCAGGGCATCGCTTCCGCATCGTTACGTGCGGCTCGCCCCCGTCGCTCGTTTGTCGATACCTGGTAA
- a CDS encoding PaaI family thioesterase: METDGIQLGHFGIDVPFMHHIGLQSIGLEGNCCRTRLKLTRELVNSRGDIHGGALMSALDFTLSVVARAHDPLNMGAATIDMSTHFYEPAKSNVEIIAACKRRGKSIAFCEGEVRDGHGTVLAVARAVFKLVPRNR, translated from the coding sequence ATAGAAACAGACGGGATTCAATTGGGGCACTTTGGAATTGATGTTCCATTCATGCACCATATTGGCCTCCAGAGTATCGGCCTGGAAGGCAATTGTTGCCGTACACGCCTGAAATTGACACGCGAGCTGGTCAACAGTCGGGGCGATATTCACGGCGGCGCGTTGATGAGCGCGCTGGACTTCACATTGAGCGTTGTAGCGCGGGCGCATGACCCACTGAATATGGGGGCGGCAACGATTGATATGTCGACCCATTTTTATGAGCCTGCCAAATCGAACGTAGAGATTATTGCCGCCTGCAAACGACGCGGCAAAAGTATTGCATTTTGCGAGGGCGAGGTCCGGGACGGCCATGGGACGGTTTTGGCTGTTGCGCGTGCCGTATTCAAATTGGTGCCCCGAAACCGGTAA
- a CDS encoding LysR family transcriptional regulator, with translation MDLRQLRTILAIAETGSLTKAAELLHVVQPALSRQLKQLEDELGSPLFERHRLGMVLTVPGRRFVDQVRVSLKGLNQAKADIGAAAANLMGSVAVGMLPGLAAALAGPLVTSLRRQYPDLKVRIATGFTDFLQDGLEDGKLDICLMGDYLQSEMLLTSPVFREPIYVVGLPACGLSQSQPVTLAEVAKRPMVVPEAQSLRNAIDRACTIIGVNLNLVAESDSTAVILDLVERGVGYTILPVMPITPMLKAGRIVGAPIVSPQLRRTVIIGSPVINRNPHTVSALQGELIGLLRPYVQQFSCVGVEWLADMP, from the coding sequence ATGGATTTAAGACAACTTCGGACCATCCTGGCTATTGCGGAAACGGGTAGTCTAACCAAGGCTGCAGAGCTGCTTCACGTCGTTCAGCCGGCATTGTCCCGACAACTGAAGCAGCTGGAAGATGAACTGGGTAGCCCATTGTTCGAACGACATCGACTTGGCATGGTGCTCACAGTGCCTGGTCGCCGCTTCGTTGACCAGGTGCGCGTTTCATTAAAGGGGCTTAATCAAGCCAAGGCTGACATCGGTGCGGCGGCCGCGAACCTGATGGGGTCTGTCGCCGTCGGTATGCTGCCAGGTCTGGCTGCTGCACTGGCCGGACCACTGGTCACGTCTCTGCGTCGGCAATACCCGGATTTGAAAGTACGCATTGCCACTGGTTTCACGGATTTCCTGCAAGACGGCCTTGAAGATGGCAAGCTGGATATTTGCCTTATGGGCGACTATCTGCAATCCGAGATGCTCCTGACGTCGCCGGTTTTTCGCGAGCCCATTTACGTTGTGGGCCTGCCTGCTTGTGGGTTATCACAGTCTCAACCCGTCACGCTTGCTGAGGTCGCAAAGAGACCCATGGTGGTTCCGGAAGCGCAAAGTCTTCGCAACGCCATCGATCGTGCGTGCACCATTATTGGGGTTAACCTGAATCTGGTGGCTGAGTCCGATAGTACTGCCGTCATCCTCGATCTGGTGGAGCGCGGCGTGGGCTATACCATCCTGCCGGTCATGCCGATTACCCCAATGTTAAAGGCCGGGCGCATCGTCGGCGCACCCATCGTCAGTCCTCAACTTCGCCGGACCGTGATCATCGGCAGTCCGGTAATTAATCGCAACCCGCATACGGTCAGTGCACTTCAGGGTGAACTGATCGGCTTGCTGCGGCCGTATGTCCAGCAATTTTCTTGTGTGGGGGTGGAGTGGCTGGCTGATATGCCTTGA
- a CDS encoding type 2 periplasmic-binding domain-containing protein — MVNGKTPIVRCEDKDKYQSIDALNRPEVRIVANPGGSNEKFARTMLPKASLTMHKDNLTIFDEVANGKADAFVTEAAEARVQSKLNPKLCAVNPDQPLQYAEMGYLIPDNDIRFKLYVDQWMHLLKASANTIKWPKNGFPPTPRSNRAASNCTERGSRAEGNPSHQHGPQHLTSCLARVAHWVPGPPDHD; from the coding sequence ATGGTAAATGGTAAAACGCCGATTGTCCGCTGCGAGGATAAGGACAAATATCAAAGTATCGATGCCCTGAACCGCCCGGAAGTAAGGATCGTCGCCAACCCCGGCGGCAGCAATGAAAAATTTGCGCGCACCATGTTGCCAAAAGCGTCGCTCACCATGCACAAGGATAATCTGACTATTTTTGATGAGGTTGCCAACGGCAAGGCCGATGCCTTTGTGACCGAAGCGGCCGAAGCCCGGGTCCAGAGCAAACTGAATCCCAAGCTATGCGCAGTCAATCCGGACCAGCCATTGCAATATGCCGAAATGGGATACCTCATCCCTGACAATGACATACGGTTCAAGCTCTATGTCGACCAGTGGATGCACTTGCTCAAGGCCAGTGCCAATACGATCAAATGGCCGAAAAATGGATTCCCGCCGACCCCGCGAAGTAATCGCGCAGCAAGCAACTGCACTGAACGAGGCAGCCGTGCTGAAGGCAACCCGAGCCATCAGCACGGCCCACAGCATTTAACATCATGCCTGGCCAGAGTTGCCCATTGGGTGCCCGGTCCGCCAGATCATGATTAA